The DNA window GACGACCTCGAGGCCGGTTCGACCGTCGCCGTCGGCGTCGGCAGTCGCGGCATTCACCACCTCGAAGCCTACGTCGAGGAAATCGTCTCGGCGCTGCAGACACGAGACCTCAAGCCCCTCGTCGTCCCCGCGATGGGCAGTCACGGCGGAGCGACGTCCGAGGGCCAACTCGAACTCCTCGAGGCCCTCGGCGTCACGGAGTCGAGCGTCGGCGCGCCCATCGACGCCGACATGGCCGTCGACGAACTCGGCGAGGTGACCGTCGGCGGGACGGAGACGACGGTTTCGTTCTCGAGCGTCGCTCGCGAGGCCGACGGCGTGGTGGTCCTCAACCGAGTCAAACCCCACACGAACTTCACGGGGAAACTCGAGAGCGGCCTGTGCAAGATGAGCGTCGTCGGCCTCGGGAAGCAACCCGGCGCGAAGTCGTTTCACTCGACGGCGATTCGACACGGCTACGTCGAGACGATGGAGGCCCTGCTCTCCGTCGTCAGGGAGGAGACGCCACTGCTCGGCGGGATCGCACTCGTCGAGAACTTCGACGAGGAGACGGCACACATCGAGGGCGTCTCGGCCTCGGCGTTCGAGCAGCGAGAGCCCGAGTTACTCGCACGGGCGAGAGCGGAGATGGCGACGTTACCGACGGACGACCTCGACTTGCTCGTCGTCGACGAGATCGGCAAGGAAATCTCCGGCGCCGGCATGGACACGAACGTCATCGGCCGGTATCAGGTGCTCAACGCCCCCGATCCGGAGACGCCCGCGATCGACCTCATCTACGCCCGCGGACTCACGGAGAGGACGAAGGGGAACGGTAACGGCATCGGTCTGAGCGACATCACGCGACGTGACGCGATCGAGCAACTCGACCTCCAGAAGACCTACGCGAACGCGCTGACCAGCGGCTCGCTGTCGAAGGCACAACTCCCCGTCGTCGCCCCGGACGACGAACTCGCGATTCGAACTTCCCTCTCGGCGCTCGGCGGCTACGACCCCGAGACCGTGACAATCGCGTGGATCGAGAACACTACCGAGCTCTCCGAGATGCACGTCTCACCCGCTCTGCTCGAGGAAATTTCCGACGACGTGACCGTCCTCGAGCGCGAACGACTCGAGTTCGAAGACGGCACGAGAGCGTTCGTCTCGGAGTGAGACGGCAGGCGATCGAACGAAGCAGAAGTTGGTGGCGACGTTCGTTACTCGCGGTCGGTCCAGAAGTCGAACGAACGCCCCGGGGCGAACACGTCCAGTCCCACGGCGCGTTCGTCTCCCGTGTTCTCCACGCGGTGTTCCTCCCAGGACTCGAGCAACACCGAGTCGTTCTTCTGGAGGGTTACCTCGTCGTCTTCGGTGTAAATCGTGAGTTCGCCCTCGAGACAGAGACACACCTGCTCGTTTTCGTGGTCGTGCATCGGCGAACTGTGACCCGGCGGCTTCTCGAACCACTCGAAGCTGAACTGGTCGCTGCCGGCCATCGAGACTCGTCGCCAGCCCTCGTCGGGTTCGTACGTCTCCGCGGTGTCGAAGTCGACCGGCTTCATAGGTTCGACGCCCCCGAGCCGCCGTCGATCGGCACCGATACGCCGTTGATGAAGCCGGATTCCGGCGAGGAGAGGAACGCGACGGTGTTGCCGAGTTCCATCGGGTCGCCGATCCGACCGACCGGGATGCCCGAACCGCGGGCCTCGAGACCTTCCTCGTAGCTGTCGTACTCGCCGCGGTCGACGGCCTGCTCGACGAGTTCTTTGATCCGAGCCGTCTCGTGTGGGCCGGGAAGAACGGCGTTGGCGCGGATGTCCGGCGCGAACTCCTTCGAGAGCGTCTTCTCGAGGCCGATGACGCTCATGCGAACCGAGTTCGAGAGGACGAGGCTGTCGATGGCCTCCTTGACGCTTCGGGAGGTGATGTTGACGATGGTGCCGCCGTCACCCTCCCGAAGGTGGGGTTCGGCCTCGCGAGCAAGCCTGACGACGCTCATCACGAGCAGGTCGTAGGCCTGGTACCAGTCCTCGTCGTCGGTCTCGAGGAACGGGCCGGAAGGCGGGCCGCCCGCGCTCGTCACGAGGTGGTCGAGTCCGCCGAACTCGTCGACGGTCGTCTGAACGAGTGCTTCGATGTCGTCTTCGTCGGTGAGGTCGCCTGGTTGGGCGACGACCTCGCCGGTCGCGACATCTTCGACCTCCGATTTGGCCTCCTCGAGTTGGGCCTCGTCGCGGCCGTTGATGACGACGTTGACGCCCTCTCGAGCGAGCGCCTTCGCCGATGCCTTGCCGAGTCCACTCGACGACGCCGTTACGAGTGCCGTGTTACCATGGATCTGTAAGTCCATCACGTCATACTGCGAGAGGACATTATAAAAAAGATTGCTGTCGCGTACAAGAGCAGCGAGCCCCCGCAAACGCGGAGCCGTCTTCGTGTCATGTAGTTGTAATTAACTCTACGTGCTCGTCAGGACTCGAGGTACTCGGCCACGGATTCGGCCGCGACTTTCCCGAAGACGGCGGCGTTGGTGAGGCCGGTACCGCCCGGATAGTTGTTGTAGAACAATCCGCCCGTGACGTTTCCGGCGGCGTACAGCCCCGGAATCACGGTGTCGGTCGTGTCGAGCACTTCGGCGTCGGGGGTGATCGCGACGCCGCCGAAGCCGAACGTCATGCCGCCGGTGACGGGGTAGCCGGTGTACGGTGGCTCCTCGAGGGGAAGCGCCCAGTTCGACTTCGGTAACTCGAGGCCGTCGGTCGCGTTGCCGTCGAGGACGTTCGGGTCGTAGCGGTCGCTCGCGTCGGGGTCGCAGGCCTCGTTGTACGCTCGAATCGTCTCGACGGCGCGCTCGACGTTCGCGATGTCGAGGCGACGAACGAGTCCCTCGAGTGAATCGGCCTGAATCGCTCGAGAGGGACCCATGTGAGCCACGTCGTCGACGACGGTCGAATCGACGACGATGAACGCCTCGTGGTGGGGCTGTTCGAAGATTCGCCGACCGAACTTGGCGTAGGTGTGTGCGCGTGCGTCTTGTCCTTCGTCGACGAAGCGCTCCCCGTCGTGATTGAGAATCAGGCCGTACTGATAGCCGTCGATGCGGGTGATTCCGCCCTCGACGTCGGGCGAGCCGGCGTCGATCAGGGCCATGTGCGCGTCGCCGAACTCGCCGGCGGATTTCGCGCCAACGTCCATCGCCGCCTCGATGACCTCGCCGGTGTTGTACCGGCTGCCGCGGACCTTCATGTTGCCGTAGCCGGGGCCGTAGTAGCGCGTTCGCTTCTCGGTGCTCGAGCCGTAGTCGCCCGCCGCGAGAATCGTCGCGTCGGCGGAAAACTCCGTTCGCTGGCCGTCCACGAAGGCCTCGACGCCGGAGACGGAGCCGTCGTCGGCTCGTAGGACCCCACG is part of the Natronorubrum sediminis genome and encodes:
- a CDS encoding DUF362 domain-containing protein — translated: MEFPTRAHVDDLIDPQPLPPFVRVAYEPSAETVSDPLETIRSELDELPLDDLEAGSTVAVGVGSRGIHHLEAYVEEIVSALQTRDLKPLVVPAMGSHGGATSEGQLELLEALGVTESSVGAPIDADMAVDELGEVTVGGTETTVSFSSVAREADGVVVLNRVKPHTNFTGKLESGLCKMSVVGLGKQPGAKSFHSTAIRHGYVETMEALLSVVREETPLLGGIALVENFDEETAHIEGVSASAFEQREPELLARARAEMATLPTDDLDLLVVDEIGKEISGAGMDTNVIGRYQVLNAPDPETPAIDLIYARGLTERTKGNGNGIGLSDITRRDAIEQLDLQKTYANALTSGSLSKAQLPVVAPDDELAIRTSLSALGGYDPETVTIAWIENTTELSEMHVSPALLEEISDDVTVLERERLEFEDGTRAFVSE
- a CDS encoding SDR family oxidoreductase, whose amino-acid sequence is MDLQIHGNTALVTASSSGLGKASAKALAREGVNVVINGRDEAQLEEAKSEVEDVATGEVVAQPGDLTDEDDIEALVQTTVDEFGGLDHLVTSAGGPPSGPFLETDDEDWYQAYDLLVMSVVRLAREAEPHLREGDGGTIVNITSRSVKEAIDSLVLSNSVRMSVIGLEKTLSKEFAPDIRANAVLPGPHETARIKELVEQAVDRGEYDSYEEGLEARGSGIPVGRIGDPMELGNTVAFLSSPESGFINGVSVPIDGGSGASNL
- a CDS encoding cupin domain-containing protein encodes the protein MKPVDFDTAETYEPDEGWRRVSMAGSDQFSFEWFEKPPGHSSPMHDHENEQVCLCLEGELTIYTEDDEVTLQKNDSVLLESWEEHRVENTGDERAVGLDVFAPGRSFDFWTDRE
- the tcuA gene encoding FAD-dependent tricarballylate dehydrogenase TcuA; its protein translation is MAPMDQEAYDVVIVGCGIAGLTAGLRATEQDYSVAILEKAPKANRGGHTRFTESFRIPTADIDLEDVEFNVEDYSSADFYSDIMNVTHYRADDDLASVVTSEAASMFEWLTGHGLEWEYDAPHPGYTAGRVWLDGAEMIADIVDVLEAEGVDIFYRADARGVLRADDGSVSGVEAFVDGQRTEFSADATILAAGDYGSSTEKRTRYYGPGYGNMKVRGSRYNTGEVIEAAMDVGAKSAGEFGDAHMALIDAGSPDVEGGITRIDGYQYGLILNHDGERFVDEGQDARAHTYAKFGRRIFEQPHHEAFIVVDSTVVDDVAHMGPSRAIQADSLEGLVRRLDIANVERAVETIRAYNEACDPDASDRYDPNVLDGNATDGLELPKSNWALPLEEPPYTGYPVTGGMTFGFGGVAITPDAEVLDTTDTVIPGLYAAGNVTGGLFYNNYPGGTGLTNAAVFGKVAAESVAEYLES